A genomic window from Pseudonocardia broussonetiae includes:
- a CDS encoding branched-chain amino acid ABC transporter permease: MVQTALSGLEAGSWFALLGLAIVVVMKAADVPNFAMAEIGLVATYVGTVVNAGAANFWVAVVVTLLGGAVLAVAIDLLLMRRLAKHGHFPLLLMTIGLSLALNALIGLIWGHDPRSFTAPWSGSYFTVAGFEISWAQVVTIAVGAAGAIAITWFFRTSTGAQMRAVAENRATARLVGVNAGRLSAIAWGVGGLIAAMAVMLQAQSTLVSTHSAASLIIYGFVAATMGGFVSLIGTFAGGLALGVIQQTVGAYVSGTAQFAVALLAVVIVLLVRPDGFTKGVRLRDV; this comes from the coding sequence ATGGTGCAGACAGCGCTGAGCGGCCTGGAGGCGGGCAGCTGGTTCGCCCTCCTCGGGCTGGCCATCGTCGTCGTGATGAAGGCGGCCGACGTACCGAACTTCGCGATGGCCGAGATCGGGCTGGTGGCCACCTACGTCGGCACGGTGGTGAACGCCGGCGCCGCGAACTTCTGGGTGGCGGTGGTCGTGACCCTGCTCGGCGGGGCGGTGCTGGCCGTGGCGATCGACCTGCTGCTCATGCGCAGGCTCGCGAAGCACGGCCACTTCCCGCTCCTGCTCATGACGATCGGGCTCTCCCTGGCGCTCAACGCGCTGATCGGCCTGATCTGGGGCCACGACCCCCGCAGCTTCACCGCGCCGTGGTCGGGCAGCTACTTCACGGTCGCGGGCTTCGAGATCAGCTGGGCCCAGGTCGTCACGATCGCGGTGGGCGCCGCCGGTGCCATCGCGATCACCTGGTTCTTCCGCACGTCCACCGGGGCGCAGATGCGCGCGGTGGCCGAGAACCGCGCCACGGCCCGCCTGGTCGGGGTCAACGCCGGGCGGCTGTCGGCGATCGCCTGGGGCGTGGGCGGGCTGATCGCGGCGATGGCGGTGATGCTGCAGGCTCAGTCGACGCTGGTGTCCACGCACTCCGCGGCGTCACTGATCATCTACGGGTTCGTCGCCGCGACGATGGGCGGCTTCGTCTCGCTCATCGGCACGTTCGCGGGCGGCCTGGCGCTCGGGGTCATCCAGCAGACCGTGGGGGCCTACGTGTCCGGCACGGCGCAGTTCGCGGTGGCCCTGCTGGCCGTGGTGATCGTGCTGCTCGTCCGGCCGGACGGGTTCACGAAGGGCGTGAGGCTGCGCGATGTCTGA
- a CDS encoding ABC transporter substrate-binding protein codes for MTTRRLLLATALSTALLVSGCGSIADDGGGAAAGEAPPGVTDTAITIGATLPLTGTAAVAGQGLEAGLRIAADEINAAGGINGRQVELVLLDDAFAPDRVVTNVRRLVSQEGVYALVAPAGSQGLPGTWSFIAENGTPVWGPVSPGDPDLDEVYLLSATRKSQIQVAIDYYAAQGLTEIGVIRQNNDLGVSMTAALTDQLPKHPEMRIVAEQETQTGSTDVSSAVNNIIAANPQAVLLATDNTQVGLILQGLRNRGVTVPVFADQGGAGTGGPSAIGPAGAAAEGLIGGMQVDTVSTDNPDVEHWRGLAQQYSGEQGTSGFSLQTYSSLRAFAELVQRMGDDMGYANFQAVAEGLREDPISLGAIPDIECGPLPGGHTCVNQAGLAIVRGGQWQILQEFQAPS; via the coding sequence ATGACGACCAGGCGCCTGCTCCTCGCCACCGCGCTCTCCACGGCACTGCTCGTCTCCGGGTGCGGCAGCATCGCCGACGACGGGGGCGGCGCCGCCGCGGGCGAGGCACCGCCCGGGGTGACCGACACGGCCATCACGATCGGCGCGACGCTGCCGCTCACCGGCACGGCCGCCGTCGCGGGGCAGGGGCTCGAGGCGGGCCTGCGGATCGCCGCCGACGAGATCAACGCGGCGGGCGGGATCAACGGTCGCCAGGTCGAACTGGTGCTCCTCGACGACGCGTTCGCCCCCGACCGCGTGGTCACCAACGTCCGGCGCCTGGTGTCGCAGGAGGGCGTCTACGCCCTGGTCGCGCCGGCCGGTTCGCAGGGGCTGCCCGGCACGTGGTCGTTCATCGCCGAGAACGGCACGCCGGTGTGGGGCCCGGTGTCGCCCGGCGACCCCGACCTCGACGAGGTCTACCTGCTCAGCGCCACGCGCAAGAGCCAGATCCAGGTCGCGATCGACTACTACGCGGCGCAGGGCCTCACCGAGATCGGCGTGATCCGCCAGAACAACGACCTCGGCGTGTCGATGACCGCCGCGCTGACCGACCAGCTGCCCAAGCACCCGGAGATGCGGATCGTCGCCGAGCAGGAGACGCAGACCGGGTCGACCGACGTCAGCTCCGCGGTGAACAACATCATCGCCGCGAACCCGCAGGCCGTCCTGCTGGCCACGGACAACACCCAGGTCGGGCTCATCCTGCAGGGCCTGCGCAACCGCGGCGTCACGGTGCCGGTGTTCGCCGACCAGGGCGGGGCGGGCACGGGCGGGCCCAGCGCGATCGGGCCGGCCGGCGCGGCGGCCGAGGGCCTGATCGGCGGCATGCAGGTCGACACGGTGTCGACGGACAACCCCGACGTGGAGCACTGGCGCGGGCTGGCCCAGCAGTACTCGGGCGAGCAGGGCACGAGCGGCTTCTCGCTGCAGACCTACAGCTCGCTGCGCGCGTTCGCTGAGCTCGTGCAGCGCATGGGCGACGACATGGGCTACGCCAACTTCCAGGCCGTCGCCGAGGGCCTGCGCGAGGACCCCATCTCCCTCGGCGCGATCCCTGACATCGAGTGCGGGCCGCTCCCGGGCGGCCACACCTGCGTGAACCAGGCCGGCCTCGCGATCGTGCGCGGCGGCCAGTGGCAGATCCTGCAGGAGTTCCAGGCGCCCAGCTAG
- a CDS encoding alpha-hydroxy acid oxidase, whose product MRRGAARARTIEDLRRAARRRLPRMVFDFVDGGAEDEVTLTENRRAFSDLAFRARVLVDVAERPQATTLLGRPLALPVVLGPAGLVRMAGRAGEAAAAVAAERCGTVSVVSSGSSVSLADVAAAVGEPQWFQLYPWGDRRTVRALMGKARDAGYEAMVVTVDVPVVGLRERDLRNGLTVPPRVNPRTGADVLSRPRWLAELLTGPGVTFANFTDLVPRTGTSGLAAMTAGLLNPGHTWADLEWMVAEWGGPVMLKGVMTGEDARRAADLGCAAVAVSNHGGRQADGLPGALDVLEEVVDEVGRDVEVVLDGGVRRGTDVVKALALGARACLIGRPWVFGLAAGGVEGSVRAVEILREEIDRTLALIGRPGVASLDRSALSARPTRGWRPLAEPAGCACRSTDPHRRS is encoded by the coding sequence GTGCGCAGGGGAGCGGCGCGGGCGCGCACCATCGAGGACCTGCGCCGCGCGGCGCGGCGCCGGCTGCCGCGCATGGTCTTCGACTTCGTCGACGGCGGCGCCGAGGACGAGGTCACGCTCACCGAGAACCGCCGGGCCTTCTCCGACCTGGCGTTCCGGGCCCGGGTGCTGGTCGACGTCGCCGAGCGGCCGCAGGCCACCACGCTGCTCGGACGCCCGCTCGCGCTGCCCGTGGTCCTCGGGCCGGCCGGGCTCGTGCGGATGGCCGGACGGGCCGGGGAGGCCGCGGCGGCGGTGGCCGCGGAGCGCTGCGGCACGGTCTCGGTCGTCAGCTCCGGATCCAGCGTGTCGCTGGCCGACGTGGCGGCGGCGGTGGGCGAGCCGCAGTGGTTCCAGCTCTACCCGTGGGGCGACCGGCGCACGGTGCGGGCGCTGATGGGCAAGGCGCGCGACGCCGGCTACGAGGCGATGGTCGTGACGGTCGACGTGCCCGTGGTGGGCTTGCGCGAGCGCGACCTGCGCAACGGGCTGACCGTCCCGCCGCGCGTGAACCCCCGGACCGGGGCCGACGTCCTGAGCCGCCCGCGGTGGCTCGCCGAGCTGCTCACCGGGCCGGGGGTGACGTTCGCGAACTTCACCGACCTGGTGCCGCGCACCGGCACGAGCGGGCTGGCCGCGATGACCGCCGGGCTGCTCAACCCCGGCCACACCTGGGCCGACCTGGAGTGGATGGTCGCCGAGTGGGGCGGACCGGTGATGCTCAAGGGCGTCATGACCGGCGAGGACGCCCGCCGCGCGGCCGACCTCGGCTGCGCCGCCGTCGCGGTGTCCAACCACGGGGGGCGCCAGGCCGACGGCCTGCCCGGCGCGCTCGACGTGCTGGAGGAGGTCGTCGACGAGGTCGGCCGCGACGTCGAGGTCGTGCTCGACGGCGGCGTGCGCCGCGGCACCGACGTCGTGAAGGCGCTGGCGCTCGGGGCGCGGGCGTGCCTGATCGGGCGGCCGTGGGTGTTCGGGCTCGCGGCCGGCGGTGTCGAGGGCTCGGTCCGGGCCGTGGAGATCCTGCGCGAGGAGATCGACCGCACGCTCGCGCTGATCGGCCGTCCGGGCGTGGCGTCGCTCGACCGGTCGGCGCTGTCGGCGCGCCCGACGAGGGGCTGGCGGCCGCTCGCGGAGCCCGCCGGATGCGCCTGCCGGAGCACCGATCCGCATCGACGTAGTTAG
- a CDS encoding class II aldolase/adducin family protein, which produces MSVTEIRNAPARVVDESDPRFRIAAARRILHREGLDSQVGGHVSLRVPGEEAFLVTPFQYFDETLPQHVSKVGFDMDVLEQGTLPASVGITFHASIYRARPDVQCVIHTHARNMSVLSTTDVPFDVYYDYAALLLDEVVPWVDDPQLVPSEEGELMVEVLGDRKALLMGHHGSLHVGDSLEHVTMEALIMELCAGYQLAAMAVGGKPLDRTRAESYRTAYLKYGFREQMWAANYRRLLRSDPDLFAVLRAG; this is translated from the coding sequence ATGAGCGTCACGGAGATCAGGAACGCGCCCGCCCGCGTGGTCGACGAGAGCGATCCGCGGTTCCGGATCGCGGCCGCGCGGCGGATCCTGCACCGCGAGGGCCTCGACAGCCAGGTCGGCGGGCACGTCAGCCTGCGGGTGCCGGGGGAGGAGGCCTTCCTCGTCACGCCGTTCCAGTACTTCGACGAGACCCTGCCCCAGCACGTCAGCAAGGTCGGGTTCGACATGGACGTCCTCGAGCAGGGCACGCTGCCCGCGTCCGTCGGGATCACCTTCCACGCCTCGATCTACCGGGCCCGCCCCGACGTGCAGTGCGTCATCCACACCCACGCCCGCAACATGTCGGTGCTCAGCACGACCGACGTCCCGTTCGACGTCTACTACGACTACGCCGCGCTGCTGCTCGACGAGGTCGTGCCGTGGGTCGACGACCCGCAGCTCGTGCCCTCGGAGGAGGGCGAGCTGATGGTCGAGGTGCTCGGCGACCGCAAGGCGCTGCTCATGGGCCACCACGGCTCGCTGCACGTCGGCGACTCCCTCGAGCACGTCACGATGGAGGCGCTGATCATGGAGCTGTGCGCGGGCTACCAGCTCGCGGCGATGGCGGTGGGCGGCAAGCCCCTGGACCGCACCCGCGCGGAGAGCTACCGGACGGCCTACCTGAAGTACGGGTTCCGCGAGCAGATGTGGGCGGCGAACTACCGCCGGCTCCTGCGCAGCGACCCGGACCTGTTCGCCGTCCTGCGCGCGGGCTGA
- a CDS encoding ketopantoate reductase family protein, producing MERRIGVLGAGGMGSAFAAFLARSGQDVVLVGRGGPHVDAVARAGLLVHPQDGEPWRVAVPVAARAADLEPSSLDVLVVLTKAFDAADAVRAAAPALAADGVAVSLQNGLGLDAVLAEAVGADRALVGTTTVGATRQEPGRVTITPVTAAGGAQNHFGEMGLAAGGSRGAGVAAALTAAGLPAVQHDHVGEQVWSKLALAVMSPVSAVLRATVGAVWASPEGRGLVREMFDETVAVAAAEGVVLDRERAWTHAAGVFEGTGEHFTSLCSDVLAGRRTELAVMAGAVHGLAVRQGVPAPAHRVVLGLLGALGVR from the coding sequence GTGGAGCGGCGGATCGGGGTGCTCGGCGCGGGCGGGATGGGGTCCGCCTTCGCGGCCTTCCTCGCCCGCTCCGGACAGGACGTCGTGCTCGTCGGGCGGGGCGGGCCGCACGTCGACGCGGTCGCGCGCGCGGGCCTGCTGGTGCACCCGCAGGACGGCGAGCCGTGGCGCGTCGCGGTCCCGGTGGCCGCCCGCGCCGCCGACCTGGAGCCCTCCTCGCTCGACGTCCTGGTCGTCCTCACCAAGGCGTTCGACGCCGCCGACGCCGTGCGCGCCGCCGCCCCGGCCCTCGCCGCGGACGGGGTGGCGGTGAGCCTGCAGAACGGCCTGGGCCTCGACGCGGTGCTCGCCGAGGCGGTCGGGGCGGACCGGGCGCTGGTCGGCACGACGACCGTCGGCGCGACCCGCCAGGAGCCCGGGCGCGTCACGATCACCCCGGTCACGGCCGCGGGCGGCGCGCAGAACCACTTCGGGGAGATGGGGCTGGCGGCCGGCGGATCGCGCGGGGCGGGCGTCGCCGCCGCGCTGACCGCCGCCGGCCTGCCCGCGGTGCAGCACGACCACGTGGGCGAGCAGGTGTGGTCGAAGCTCGCGCTCGCGGTGATGAGCCCGGTCAGCGCCGTGCTGCGGGCGACGGTGGGCGCCGTGTGGGCGAGCCCCGAGGGCCGCGGGCTGGTCCGGGAGATGTTCGACGAGACCGTCGCCGTGGCCGCGGCGGAGGGTGTCGTGCTCGACCGGGAGCGGGCCTGGACCCACGCGGCCGGCGTCTTCGAGGGCACGGGCGAGCACTTCACGTCGCTGTGCTCCGACGTGCTGGCCGGGCGCCGCACCGAGCTCGCGGTGATGGCGGGCGCGGTGCACGGGCTGGCCGTGCGCCAGGGCGTCCCCGCCCCGGCGCACCGCGTGGTGCTGGGCCTGCTGGGTGCGCTCGGCGTGCGCTGA
- a CDS encoding SDR family NAD(P)-dependent oxidoreductase, translated as MQRLAGKRTLITGAGSGLGRASALRFAQEGAAVLCVDRDAASAESAAAAVREAGGAGVACAADVASEPDAERMVAEAVEAFGGLDVLFANAGIAGVGTGADCTLADWERVLSVNLTGVFLSAKHALRRMIAQGTGGSIVNQASVGGLVGVAGIAPYAAAKAGVIGLTRQLAAEYGPARIRVNALCPGTVPTPLVRETYRERGGYGTGTGETPDETLELQRLRRFPLGRLGEEDDIAYAALFLASDESSWVTGQAWAVDGGMTAV; from the coding sequence ATGCAACGGTTGGCCGGCAAGCGGACCCTGATCACCGGGGCCGGATCGGGACTCGGGCGCGCCTCGGCGCTGCGCTTCGCGCAGGAGGGCGCCGCCGTGCTCTGCGTGGACCGCGACGCGGCGAGCGCGGAGTCCGCGGCCGCCGCGGTCCGCGAGGCGGGCGGTGCCGGGGTCGCGTGCGCGGCGGACGTCGCCTCGGAGCCCGACGCCGAGCGCATGGTCGCCGAGGCCGTCGAGGCGTTCGGCGGGCTCGACGTGCTGTTCGCCAACGCGGGGATCGCGGGCGTCGGCACCGGGGCCGACTGCACCCTGGCCGACTGGGAGCGCGTCCTCTCCGTGAACCTGACCGGGGTCTTCCTGAGTGCCAAGCACGCCCTGCGCCGGATGATCGCCCAGGGCACCGGGGGCTCGATCGTCAACCAGGCGAGCGTCGGCGGGCTGGTCGGCGTCGCCGGGATCGCCCCGTACGCCGCGGCCAAGGCCGGCGTCATCGGGCTCACCCGCCAGCTCGCCGCGGAGTACGGGCCCGCCCGGATCCGGGTCAACGCGCTGTGCCCGGGCACCGTTCCGACGCCGCTGGTCCGTGAGACCTACCGCGAGCGCGGCGGCTACGGCACCGGCACGGGGGAGACCCCGGACGAGACGCTGGAGCTCCAGCGCCTGCGCCGCTTCCCGCTGGGCCGCCTGGGCGAGGAGGACGACATCGCCTACGCCGCGCTGTTCCTGGCCTCCGACGAGTCGTCGTGGGTGACGGGGCAGGCGTGGGCGGTCGACGGCGGCATGACCGCGGTCTGA
- a CDS encoding cytochrome P450 produces MTSTSTSTGALAALEAHATGAAPCDPYPVYARLRAESPVVWSAVLQAWLVARSADVGRCFKDAATFGPLASGTGSSAIYGRTILHMTGDEHRRKAAIVARRIRNRRVLRGDLGERVRDLVAGLVADLPRAPDVADLRAGLTTPLPLTVIAELMAMHEAARFPQWYHDLAAASVSNVGRDACVHARGVQAKEEIDAFLTPAIADKRAQPTDDLLSDLCTVEYEGERLSDAEVRSNSAFFLSAGIETTDRAMVNLLGALAADPDQWERLRADRSLVPSAVAEILRHRAPVQGSVRQALVDVELGGQPVRAGDKLILLLGSANHDEAVFAEPERFDVARFADGPDPQFTPAASLRAFGGGAHTCTGSLLAKLEIEQVLTHLLDTVRGLRHAGEPAPDTGFMLRSAPELRLLLT; encoded by the coding sequence GTGACGAGCACGAGCACGAGCACGGGCGCGCTGGCCGCGCTGGAGGCGCACGCGACCGGTGCGGCGCCGTGCGACCCCTACCCCGTCTACGCGCGCCTGCGCGCCGAGAGCCCGGTGGTCTGGAGCGCGGTGCTGCAGGCCTGGCTGGTGGCGCGGTCGGCCGACGTCGGGCGCTGCTTCAAGGACGCCGCGACCTTCGGCCCGCTGGCCTCCGGCACGGGCAGCAGCGCCATCTACGGCCGGACGATCCTGCACATGACCGGCGACGAGCACCGCCGCAAGGCGGCGATCGTCGCGCGGCGCATCCGCAACCGCCGTGTGCTGCGCGGCGACCTGGGGGAGCGGGTGCGCGACCTGGTCGCCGGCCTCGTCGCCGACCTGCCCCGGGCGCCGGACGTGGCCGACCTGCGCGCCGGGCTGACCACCCCGCTGCCGCTCACCGTCATCGCCGAGCTGATGGCGATGCACGAGGCCGCTCGGTTCCCGCAGTGGTACCACGACCTCGCCGCGGCCAGCGTCTCCAACGTCGGCCGCGACGCCTGCGTGCACGCGCGCGGGGTGCAGGCCAAGGAGGAGATCGACGCGTTCCTCACGCCCGCGATCGCCGACAAGCGGGCGCAGCCGACCGACGACCTGCTCTCCGACCTGTGCACCGTGGAGTACGAGGGCGAACGGCTCTCCGACGCCGAGGTGCGCAGCAACTCGGCGTTCTTCCTCTCCGCGGGCATCGAGACGACCGACCGGGCGATGGTGAACCTGCTCGGCGCGCTGGCCGCGGACCCGGACCAGTGGGAGCGGCTGCGGGCCGACCGCTCGCTGGTGCCGTCCGCGGTGGCCGAGATCCTGCGCCACCGCGCGCCCGTGCAGGGCTCCGTGCGGCAGGCACTCGTCGACGTCGAGCTGGGCGGGCAGCCCGTCCGGGCGGGCGACAAGCTGATCCTGCTGCTCGGGTCGGCCAACCACGACGAGGCGGTCTTCGCCGAGCCCGAGCGGTTCGACGTCGCGCGGTTCGCCGACGGCCCCGACCCCCAGTTCACCCCGGCGGCCTCGCTGCGCGCCTTCGGCGGCGGCGCCCACACCTGCACCGGCTCGCTGCTGGCCAAGCTCGAGATCGAGCAGGTGCTCACGCACCTGCTCGACACCGTCCGCGGGCTCCGCCACGCGGGGGAGCCGGCCCCCGACACGGGCTTCATGCTGCGGTCGGCCCCGGAGCTGCGGCTCCTCCTGACCTGA
- a CDS encoding cytochrome P450 produces MNDQELARVEGFAEADEILGSRRFAQESKHESAPLIGGTVLVLDGPGHLHRRRLLSPLVTRGALADYHDVVARTLDRCLAEAVRPEGDRWAADLVPFGRAVFLQFAAALIGFDDVTDPAATAELLHHLGPLLEAVTVEWSTRDHATVIAEGEAARDALVDRFHTPAARRRAALVERGDAPTDLLSLLAAHGAEWDDDAAVREVVLFLAASTLNNAALLVHTAHALGGLVDDPTTGDPTTGDPTDDELRDAVFETLRLRPPTVALVRRALGDVRLRDGRLIREGEHVAVDLVAANRDPAVFGPDADAFRPGRPLPDRVRPWGLAFGSGPHLCLGRAVVTGSTAAPGVHVQVLRALLALGVRPDPDRPPVLAASAQVRHDSYPVLLTRPR; encoded by the coding sequence ATGAACGACCAGGAGCTCGCCCGCGTCGAGGGCTTCGCCGAGGCCGACGAGATCCTGGGGTCGCGCCGGTTCGCCCAGGAGTCCAAGCACGAGAGCGCTCCGCTGATCGGCGGCACGGTCCTGGTCCTCGACGGGCCCGGGCACCTGCACCGGCGCCGACTGCTCAGCCCGCTCGTCACGCGCGGCGCGCTGGCCGACTACCACGACGTGGTCGCCCGCACGCTCGACCGGTGCCTCGCCGAGGCCGTCCGCCCCGAGGGCGACCGCTGGGCCGCGGACCTCGTCCCGTTCGGGCGCGCGGTGTTCCTGCAGTTCGCCGCCGCGCTCATCGGGTTCGACGACGTCACCGACCCCGCGGCGACCGCCGAGCTCCTGCACCACCTCGGCCCGCTGCTGGAGGCCGTCACCGTCGAGTGGTCCACCCGTGACCACGCCACCGTGATCGCCGAGGGCGAGGCCGCCCGGGACGCGCTGGTCGACCGCTTCCACACCCCGGCCGCCCGGCGCCGGGCCGCGCTGGTCGAGCGCGGCGACGCACCCACCGACCTGCTCTCTCTGCTCGCCGCGCACGGCGCCGAGTGGGACGACGACGCCGCGGTGCGGGAGGTGGTGCTGTTCCTGGCGGCCTCGACGCTGAACAACGCCGCGCTGCTGGTGCACACCGCCCACGCGCTGGGCGGCCTCGTCGACGACCCGACGACCGGCGACCCGACCACCGGCGACCCGACCGACGACGAGCTCCGCGACGCCGTGTTCGAGACCCTGCGGCTGCGTCCCCCCACGGTCGCGCTGGTGCGCCGCGCGCTGGGCGACGTGCGACTGCGCGACGGCCGGCTGATCCGGGAGGGCGAGCACGTGGCCGTCGACCTCGTGGCGGCGAACCGCGACCCCGCGGTGTTCGGGCCCGACGCCGACGCGTTCCGGCCGGGCCGCCCGCTGCCCGACCGCGTCCGGCCGTGGGGCCTGGCCTTCGGCAGCGGGCCGCACCTGTGCCTGGGCCGCGCCGTCGTCACGGGCAGCACGGCCGCGCCCGGCGTGCACGTGCAGGTGCTGCGCGCGCTGCTCGCCCTGGGCGTGCGGCCCGACCCGGACCGCCCGCCGGTCCTGGCCGCCAGCGCCCAGGTGCGCCACGACAGCTACCCGGTCCTGCTCACGCGCCCCCGGTAG
- a CDS encoding 3-keto-5-aminohexanoate cleavage protein: MRDDPLMIEVRCNESTMRGANPHLPYSSEEIVREAVRSHDAGAAIIHWHGRDAVTGAPDNSVELYREAEEGIRGATDLITKPTLGYISQSGVEDRVKHVRALADDPRLRFDAVPVDFGSMNIDSWDEEGKRFVPGDGVYVNSRRDIASVLGVFGDLSSFVTTVCWDVGQIRTALCYREMGLAPSTTLWEFVFTGASRPSSAGTNVHALNAMIAEIPPGEPWQLMCYGGDVLPLAALAIVLGGHVSIGLGDHDYARFGTPHNGELVARVAQLAETIGRPVAGPARARELLGMAPLPPA, translated from the coding sequence ATGCGCGACGACCCGCTGATGATCGAGGTCCGCTGCAACGAGTCGACGATGCGGGGCGCCAACCCGCACCTGCCGTACTCGTCCGAGGAGATCGTCCGGGAGGCCGTGCGCAGCCACGACGCCGGCGCCGCGATCATCCACTGGCACGGCCGCGACGCCGTGACGGGCGCACCGGACAACTCCGTGGAGCTCTACCGCGAGGCCGAGGAGGGCATCCGGGGGGCCACCGACCTCATCACCAAGCCGACACTGGGCTACATCAGCCAGAGCGGGGTGGAGGACCGGGTCAAGCACGTGCGCGCCCTGGCCGACGACCCGCGGCTGCGCTTCGACGCCGTGCCGGTCGACTTCGGCTCGATGAACATCGACAGCTGGGACGAGGAGGGGAAGCGGTTCGTCCCCGGTGACGGCGTCTACGTCAACAGCCGCCGCGACATCGCCTCGGTGCTGGGCGTGTTCGGCGACCTGTCGTCGTTCGTCACGACGGTGTGCTGGGACGTGGGCCAGATCCGCACCGCGCTCTGCTACCGCGAGATGGGGCTCGCCCCGTCCACCACGCTGTGGGAGTTCGTCTTCACCGGGGCGAGCAGGCCGTCGAGCGCGGGCACCAACGTGCACGCGCTCAACGCCATGATCGCGGAGATCCCGCCGGGCGAGCCGTGGCAGCTGATGTGCTACGGCGGTGACGTCCTGCCGCTCGCCGCGCTGGCGATCGTCCTGGGCGGGCACGTCTCGATCGGCCTGGGCGACCACGACTACGCCCGCTTCGGCACCCCGCACAACGGCGAGCTGGTGGCGAGGGTGGCGCAGCTGGCCGAGACGATCGGGCGCCCGGTCGCCGGGCCCGCCCGCGCCCGCGAGCTGCTGGGCATGGCGCCGCTGCCCCCGGCCTGA